In Polaribacter sp. L3A8, a genomic segment contains:
- a CDS encoding IS1595 family transposase, which produces MNIFKGQNLLEFADRFKTDEDCKKYLADIKWKDGFQCVKCGHNKAQIRKDFSRTCNICSHQESSTSNTLFHKVKFGVRKAFFIVFEMSTSTKSLSASYVAVRFSVTEKTARLFMLKIREAMESSGNSPMTGIVHVDEFVLGGREKDKVGRSYNAKKKKAITAVELTEDGKVKRMYAMRIEDFSASSLQYIFVNHISREAKVITDKWRGYRPIAKVYNITQIESNGGMNFKALHTMIHQVKSWIRTTYSWVSDFNLNRYFNEFCFRINRSQSKATIFNNLITKMVEKEKVEHHKIICN; this is translated from the coding sequence ATGAATATATTTAAAGGACAAAACCTTCTAGAGTTTGCTGATCGGTTTAAAACGGATGAAGATTGCAAGAAATACTTGGCAGATATTAAGTGGAAAGATGGATTTCAATGTGTTAAATGTGGTCATAACAAGGCTCAAATAAGAAAAGATTTTTCACGGACATGTAATATTTGCTCTCATCAAGAATCATCTACATCAAACACACTTTTTCATAAAGTAAAGTTTGGTGTTAGAAAAGCTTTCTTTATTGTTTTTGAAATGAGTACGAGTACTAAAAGCCTTTCTGCTAGTTATGTTGCAGTTCGTTTTAGTGTAACAGAAAAGACTGCACGTTTATTTATGCTCAAAATTAGAGAAGCTATGGAAAGTAGTGGAAATAGTCCTATGACCGGTATTGTTCATGTGGATGAATTTGTTTTGGGTGGACGAGAAAAAGATAAAGTAGGAAGAAGTTATAATGCTAAGAAAAAGAAAGCTATAACTGCTGTTGAACTAACTGAAGATGGAAAAGTTAAAAGAATGTATGCCATGAGAATCGAAGATTTTTCAGCTAGTTCTTTGCAATATATTTTTGTGAATCATATCAGTCGAGAAGCTAAAGTGATAACCGACAAATGGAGAGGTTACAGGCCTATTGCTAAAGTTTATAATATTACTCAAATAGAAAGTAATGGTGGTATGAATTTTAAAGCACTTCATACAATGATTCATCAGGTGAAATCTTGGATAAGAACAACGTATTCTTGGGTAAGTGACTTTAATCTAAATAGATATTTTAATGAATTTTGTTTTAGAATTAATCGATCACAAAGTAAAGCAACAATATTCAATAACTTAATAACTAAAATGGTTGAAAAGGAGAAAGTAGAACATCACAAAATTATATGTAACTAA
- a CDS encoding T9SS type A sorting domain-containing protein, producing MITHTGIVLSDGGLRFESASGEKFYVNYRGRSASQATSITSKGRAALGQKFKWGGAPIESKDSRVNATLGIMATEDNTSITISGYDTECKFRSPTAIDGITDNTINITLNKGQSYVLEAAKDGAAANIDGWIGASIVSDKDIAISNGMLNFGVDIARGARDAGADQPVPEDKLGKEYIFVRGNGGSTSEFVIIIGTQANTEIYVNDETSAFTTIGVGEYAKVPSSKYSGNSVGKNMHITTTKNVYAYQVLSGSSNSNSVSLNFVAPVSCLLPDTMDHISNIEDIAGLTASGGLFIIASTTTANSAIEVYNGASGNTRIFLTTEETVSGSSDWKTFYITGVTGNVSVKSTGPIAVGFLGFDGAKGIAGYFSGFDTVPVTELAVTGGGCLPGGAIEVVSKNFESYQWYDNGVLVTGATDHTYTPTTSGDYYVRVTKGGCTYDSQSISAYYCNPDIVVTKTADKTEVMEGETITFKITVESKSLNEVTNINISDVVPNGLTIISASTSIGSWTAPNWTVGDIISGQVETITIVTKADAMTGINATSAKVNTATNTQDQVDDNTTADSPSVSFNVLRDYDGDGIADIYDIDDDNDGILDTEEGNIDTDNDGIPNQLDLDSDGDGCPDAIEANVPTTFKEAPVSNLDTDNTTTIITNIANAVIDTTQDLVGANGLANSLEDVDTDAAAINYTSTYTNYALDTALKACGTSMITQVYTTGTEHWVEITNIDPTNIVGINAATLALFKDGSDPTTATSPVIFANTTTIQPGASILITNDLTNASLSNANVTPITNANVIDFSDADDVLVLTKGTANYAWNRRVDVVSAIADNTSYVRIDETLVPNTTYTEDEWVAFIDDTIITYSDAANDNTTERHAHAPLLSEIANADDAANIRPGLHNFGETRRISNAWSNGYPDRSRYVRIFRDFSTSDKLSARKLEVRNGRTLSITDNLIIVTEEVKIKDTTDQIRLISSDDTNKAQLIQTHTTTSKVTGDGKLLVDQNTTVPSKYRYNYLSSPVNTIGETNFTVASVLKDGTNPLDATSTIGNGSSNIAKEITFVAGYDGDYTKSPIEIAEYWVYTYAASAGGRANWLQKFKGGTIAQTDGFLLKGAGSLNQSTKGQNYTFVGTPKDGTLTTTISAGDFYLVGNPYASAISAKKFIEDNLDTTNGSLYFWEHKEEKASKNGSEGHNYGGYGVRNLSGGVAATSVSNNNNSNNGTPNLGNGSYTEPKAFIAIGQGFFINGDDAASTTTDNIQFNNSQREYIQEGNESYFFKSENKKSASYTNTLPIIKLGMSYTNDENLNLHRQLAISFKNNNSFDFDKGYDTEIYDVGTTDIYWKFPNNDKKYVITGVQSISEDLEIPLELVLSKNGNATIGIDEWNAINRDVYLTDKLTNTSYALNNKTIDLTLAKGTYTDRFVLAFSKTTTLGIEDVLLENKVAVYLDNNAKEIVINNNSNLELKKVTLVNILGQKVAQWNNIGITNKENRLKINTLSKAIYIVNIDTENGKVTKKIAVE from the coding sequence GTGATAACACACACAGGAATTGTGTTATCTGATGGAGGCTTACGTTTTGAATCTGCAAGCGGAGAAAAATTCTATGTTAACTATAGAGGTAGATCCGCTTCACAAGCAACTTCAATTACCTCTAAAGGTAGAGCTGCTTTAGGTCAAAAATTTAAATGGGGAGGCGCACCAATTGAATCCAAGGACAGTAGAGTTAATGCAACACTAGGTATAATGGCTACTGAAGACAATACCTCGATAACAATAAGTGGTTATGATACAGAATGTAAATTTAGATCTCCAACTGCAATAGACGGAATTACTGATAATACAATAAATATTACTTTAAATAAAGGACAGTCTTATGTACTTGAAGCAGCTAAAGACGGTGCCGCAGCCAACATTGATGGTTGGATTGGTGCATCTATTGTGTCTGATAAAGACATAGCCATCAGTAACGGAATGTTAAATTTTGGTGTAGATATTGCTAGAGGGGCTAGAGATGCTGGTGCCGATCAACCTGTACCAGAAGATAAATTAGGTAAAGAATATATTTTTGTACGTGGTAATGGAGGGTCAACCAGTGAGTTTGTAATCATCATAGGAACCCAAGCAAATACAGAAATTTATGTAAATGATGAAACTTCGGCTTTTACTACAATTGGTGTTGGAGAGTATGCAAAAGTACCATCCTCTAAATATTCTGGTAATTCTGTTGGAAAAAACATGCACATAACAACTACAAAAAACGTTTATGCCTACCAAGTTCTTTCCGGATCTAGTAATAGCAATTCAGTAAGTTTAAACTTCGTAGCCCCCGTAAGTTGCTTATTACCAGATACCATGGATCACATTTCTAATATAGAAGATATTGCTGGACTTACAGCATCTGGAGGTTTATTTATTATAGCATCAACCACAACAGCAAACTCAGCTATTGAGGTTTATAACGGTGCTAGCGGTAATACTAGAATTTTTTTAACTACAGAAGAAACTGTTTCAGGTTCATCTGACTGGAAAACTTTTTATATTACAGGAGTTACAGGGAATGTATCTGTAAAATCTACGGGGCCAATAGCTGTTGGATTTTTAGGTTTTGACGGAGCTAAAGGTATTGCCGGATATTTTTCTGGATTTGACACTGTACCTGTTACAGAATTAGCTGTTACAGGTGGAGGTTGTTTGCCAGGTGGTGCTATTGAGGTAGTTAGTAAAAATTTTGAATCTTACCAATGGTATGATAATGGTGTTTTAGTAACAGGGGCAACAGACCATACATACACCCCAACAACATCTGGAGATTATTATGTACGTGTTACTAAAGGAGGTTGTACCTATGATTCTCAGTCAATATCTGCTTACTATTGTAACCCAGATATTGTGGTAACCAAAACTGCCGACAAAACCGAAGTTATGGAAGGAGAAACCATTACTTTTAAAATTACAGTAGAAAGTAAAAGTCTAAACGAAGTTACAAATATTAACATCTCAGATGTGGTTCCTAATGGTTTAACAATTATTAGCGCAAGTACAAGTATAGGTTCTTGGACAGCTCCTAATTGGACTGTAGGAGACATTATTAGCGGGCAAGTAGAAACCATTACAATTGTTACAAAAGCAGATGCAATGACAGGAATTAACGCTACTTCTGCTAAGGTAAACACAGCTACAAATACACAAGATCAAGTAGATGATAATACCACTGCAGATTCACCTTCTGTTTCTTTTAATGTTTTAAGAGATTATGATGGAGATGGCATCGCAGATATTTATGATATTGATGATGATAATGATGGTATTTTAGATACCGAAGAAGGAAATATTGATACAGATAATGATGGTATACCAAATCAACTAGATTTAGATTCTGATGGAGACGGTTGCCCAGATGCAATAGAAGCAAATGTGCCAACTACATTTAAAGAAGCGCCTGTAAGTAATTTAGATACAGATAATACAACAACCATAATAACCAATATAGCAAATGCAGTTATAGATACTACACAAGACCTAGTTGGTGCCAATGGATTAGCAAATAGCTTAGAAGATGTAGACACAGATGCAGCAGCTATTAATTACACATCAACATACACTAATTATGCTTTAGACACAGCATTAAAAGCATGTGGTACATCAATGATAACACAAGTATATACTACAGGTACAGAGCATTGGGTAGAAATTACAAACATAGACCCAACAAATATTGTTGGTATAAATGCAGCAACATTAGCATTATTTAAAGACGGATCTGACCCAACAACAGCAACATCTCCTGTAATTTTTGCCAATACAACAACTATTCAACCAGGTGCTTCTATTTTAATTACTAATGATCTTACTAATGCTTCATTAAGTAATGCTAACGTTACGCCTATTACTAATGCAAACGTAATAGATTTCTCTGATGCAGATGATGTATTAGTACTAACAAAAGGTACCGCAAATTATGCTTGGAACAGAAGAGTAGATGTTGTAAGTGCTATTGCAGACAATACAAGTTACGTGCGTATAGATGAAACTTTAGTACCAAACACAACCTATACAGAAGATGAATGGGTTGCTTTTATAGATGATACTATTATTACGTATTCAGATGCAGCAAATGATAATACCACAGAACGTCATGCACATGCGCCACTTTTATCTGAAATTGCTAATGCAGATGATGCCGCTAATATAAGACCTGGTTTGCATAACTTTGGAGAGACTAGAAGAATAAGTAATGCTTGGTCTAACGGTTACCCAGATAGATCTAGATACGTAAGAATTTTTAGAGACTTTAGTACTTCTGATAAATTAAGCGCAAGAAAACTAGAAGTTAGAAATGGTCGTACACTTAGTATTACAGACAATTTAATAATAGTAACCGAGGAGGTTAAAATTAAAGATACTACCGATCAAATACGATTAATTAGCTCTGATGACACCAACAAAGCACAATTAATACAAACGCATACAACAACATCTAAAGTAACTGGTGATGGAAAATTATTAGTAGACCAAAACACTACCGTACCAAGTAAATACAGATATAACTATTTAAGTTCTCCTGTAAATACAATCGGTGAAACAAATTTTACGGTTGCTAGTGTTTTAAAAGATGGTACAAACCCATTAGACGCAACCTCTACTATTGGTAACGGAAGCTCTAATATAGCTAAAGAGATTACTTTTGTAGCAGGTTATGATGGTGACTATACAAAATCACCCATAGAAATCGCTGAATATTGGGTATATACCTATGCAGCCTCAGCAGGCGGAAGAGCTAATTGGTTACAGAAATTTAAAGGAGGAACCATTGCACAAACAGATGGGTTTCTACTTAAAGGAGCAGGAAGTTTAAATCAAAGTACAAAAGGACAAAATTACACTTTTGTAGGCACACCAAAAGACGGAACATTAACAACAACTATTAGTGCGGGAGATTTTTATTTAGTAGGTAATCCGTATGCATCTGCAATAAGTGCTAAAAAGTTTATAGAAGATAATTTAGATACTACCAACGGAAGTTTATATTTCTGGGAACATAAAGAAGAAAAAGCTTCTAAAAATGGATCTGAAGGACATAATTACGGAGGATATGGAGTTAGAAACTTGTCTGGTGGAGTTGCTGCAACTAGTGTATCTAATAACAATAATTCTAATAACGGTACACCTAATTTAGGTAACGGTTCTTATACAGAGCCAAAGGCTTTTATAGCAATCGGACAAGGTTTTTTTATAAATGGAGATGATGCCGCCTCTACAACTACAGACAATATTCAGTTTAACAATAGCCAAAGAGAATACATACAAGAAGGAAACGAATCTTATTTCTTTAAAAGTGAAAACAAAAAATCTGCAAGCTACACAAACACATTGCCTATAATTAAACTTGGAATGAGTTATACTAATGATGAAAACTTAAACCTACACAGACAATTAGCTATTTCATTTAAAAACAATAACTCTTTTGATTTTGACAAAGGATATGACACAGAAATTTACGACGTAGGAACTACCGATATCTATTGGAAGTTTCCAAACAATGATAAAAAGTATGTAATTACTGGTGTACAAAGTATTTCTGAAGATTTAGAAATTCCTTTAGAGTTAGTGCTCTCTAAAAACGGTAATGCAACAATTGGTATAGATGAATGGAATGCTATTAACAGAGACGTTTATTTAACAGATAAATTAACAAATACATCTTACGCTCTTAATAATAAAACTATCGATTTAACACTTGCAAAAGGAACCTATACAGATCGTTTTGTACTTGCTTTTTCTAAAACCACAACACTAGGTATAGAAGATGTTCTTTTAGAAAATAAAGTTGCTGTCTATTTAGACAACAATGCTAAAGAAATTGTAATTAACAACAACAGTAATTTAGAATTAAAAAAGGTAACTTTAGTTAATATATTAGGTCAAAAAGTGGCACAATGGAATAATATTGGAATCACAAACAAAGAAAATAGATTAAAAATAAATACTCTTTCCAAAGCTATTTACATTGTAAATATTGATACAGAAAATGGAAAAGTAACTAAAAAAATAGCAGTAGAATAA
- a CDS encoding HIT family protein: MSIFTKIIEGEIPCYKVAEDDNYIAFLDINPNAKGHTLVVPKKEENKLFDLSKEEYLNLMNFSYRVAKALEKAVACKRVCMSVIGLEVPHVHVHLVPTNAMEDIQFTKKVKLTNDEFVALAASISSELK, from the coding sequence ATGAGCATTTTTACAAAAATAATAGAAGGAGAAATTCCGTGTTACAAAGTAGCAGAAGACGATAACTACATAGCTTTTTTAGATATCAACCCAAATGCAAAAGGACACACTTTAGTAGTGCCAAAAAAGGAAGAAAATAAATTATTCGACTTGTCTAAAGAAGAATATTTAAACCTTATGAATTTTTCTTACAGAGTTGCAAAAGCTTTAGAAAAAGCAGTTGCTTGTAAAAGAGTTTGTATGAGTGTTATTGGTTTAGAAGTGCCACATGTACATGTACATTTAGTGCCTACAAATGCAATGGAAGATATTCAATTTACTAAAAAAGTAAAATTAACAAATGATGAGTTTGTGGCATTGGCGGCAAGTATTTCATCTGAACTTAAATAA
- the greA gene encoding transcription elongation factor GreA produces the protein MSDISYYSAEGLKKLKEELVQLEQVERPRVTTEIADARDKGDLSENAEYHAAKEEQSHLEFKIAKLKNVISNARIIDESQLDTSKVLIHSIVKIKNSANGMEFSYTLVADSETDVRNGKLSVNSPIGKGLLGKIVGDVAEIQVPSGIMKFEIVEITR, from the coding sequence ATGAGCGATATATCATATTATTCAGCAGAAGGATTAAAGAAATTGAAAGAAGAATTGGTGCAACTAGAACAAGTAGAAAGACCAAGAGTAACTACAGAAATTGCAGATGCACGAGATAAAGGAGATTTAAGTGAAAATGCAGAATATCACGCAGCAAAAGAAGAACAATCTCACTTAGAATTTAAGATTGCAAAATTAAAGAATGTAATTTCTAATGCTAGAATTATAGATGAATCTCAATTAGATACTTCTAAAGTACTAATTCATTCGATTGTTAAAATTAAAAATTCTGCAAACGGAATGGAGTTTTCTTACACCTTGGTAGCAGATTCTGAAACCGATGTTAGAAACGGAAAACTATCTGTAAACTCGCCAATTGGTAAAGGTTTGTTAGGTAAAATAGTTGGTGATGTTGCAGAAATTCAGGTACCTAGCGGGATTATGAAATTCGAGATTGTAGAAATTACGAGATAA
- a CDS encoding Rieske 2Fe-2S domain-containing protein encodes MDVNVSEVLNTRLPSNQLLTINGTSKTYSIDGRQIHIIRNNASDFIAFDLECPDRNCNTPLDIVTNAPLITCTCHNRNYNYLQGGALIGEEGCGMLMYTVNLLGSDAVQIRN; translated from the coding sequence ATGGATGTAAACGTCTCTGAAGTTTTAAATACCAGACTTCCTTCTAACCAATTATTAACAATAAATGGTACTAGTAAAACGTATTCTATAGATGGTAGACAGATTCATATTATTAGAAATAATGCTTCAGATTTTATTGCGTTTGATTTAGAATGCCCAGATAGAAACTGTAATACCCCTTTAGATATTGTTACAAATGCACCTCTTATAACGTGCACTTGCCATAACAGAAACTATAATTATTTACAAGGCGGCGCATTAATTGGAGAAGAAGGTTGCGGTATGTTAATGTACACCGTAAACCTACTTGGAAGCGATGCAGTACAAATAAGGAATTAA
- a CDS encoding 5-(carboxyamino)imidazole ribonucleotide synthase: protein MKNYYSSDFKLGVLGGGQLGRMLLAETQKLDIHTSILESNKNAPCAEICNTFVVGDLLDFDAVYNFGKTVDVLTIEIENVNLDALDKLEEEGLTIFPKPKDLRIIQSKARQKNFYIDHQIPTAEFSHYAYLEELKHCFENNIIDFPFVWKAARFGYDGTGVKIVRNIDDLNNLPNVECITEKLIPFKNELAVIVARNVSGEVKTYPVVEMEFHPEANQVEYVICPARINSTVAEKAREVALKVVSDLDFVGLLAVEMFQTVDDKILVNEVAPRPHNSGHYSIEASYTNQFEQHIRSILNLPLGNTDSKVAGIMVNLVGEEGFSGDVIYENIEEILKIDGVTPHIYGKKETRPFRKMGHVTIVNADIDVARKVAQEVKETIRVISK from the coding sequence GTGAAAAACTATTATTCTTCAGATTTTAAATTAGGCGTTCTTGGTGGCGGACAATTAGGCAGAATGCTTTTGGCCGAAACTCAAAAATTAGACATTCATACTTCTATTTTAGAAAGCAACAAAAACGCACCTTGTGCAGAAATTTGTAACACCTTTGTTGTTGGAGATTTATTAGATTTTGATGCTGTATATAATTTTGGTAAAACGGTAGATGTATTGACCATTGAAATTGAAAATGTAAATCTTGATGCCTTAGACAAACTGGAAGAAGAAGGTTTAACTATTTTTCCCAAGCCAAAAGATTTACGTATCATTCAAAGTAAAGCAAGACAGAAAAACTTTTATATAGATCATCAAATTCCTACTGCAGAATTTTCTCATTATGCATATTTAGAGGAATTAAAACATTGTTTTGAAAACAATATTATCGATTTTCCTTTTGTTTGGAAAGCAGCACGTTTTGGTTATGATGGTACTGGTGTTAAAATTGTTAGAAATATAGACGATTTAAACAACTTACCTAATGTTGAGTGTATTACCGAAAAACTGATTCCTTTTAAAAATGAATTGGCAGTAATTGTGGCAAGAAATGTTAGTGGAGAGGTAAAAACATATCCTGTTGTAGAAATGGAATTTCACCCAGAAGCAAACCAGGTTGAGTATGTTATTTGTCCGGCAAGGATAAATAGTACCGTTGCAGAAAAAGCAAGAGAAGTTGCTTTAAAAGTAGTAAGTGATTTAGATTTTGTTGGTTTATTGGCTGTAGAAATGTTTCAAACAGTAGATGATAAAATCTTAGTGAATGAAGTTGCTCCAAGACCTCATAATTCTGGCCATTATTCTATAGAAGCAAGTTACACCAACCAATTTGAACAACATATTCGTTCTATTTTAAATCTTCCTTTAGGAAATACAGATAGTAAAGTTGCCGGAATTATGGTAAATTTGGTTGGTGAAGAAGGCTTTTCTGGTGATGTAATTTACGAGAATATAGAAGAAATTTTAAAGATTGATGGTGTTACGCCACATATCTACGGAAAGAAAGAAACTCGTCCGTTTCGTAAAATGGGACATGTTACGATTGTAAATGCGGATATTGATGTTGCAAGAAAAGTAGCGCAAGAGGTTAAAGAAACGATTAGGGTAATTTCTAAGTAA
- a CDS encoding AAA family ATPase, which produces MKISKLHIEQYKHLENLEFDFTYQTGKRKGQPLDKICFIGQSATGKTNLLELLFSETKRALNQEVINESLRSLNYLETKFDGELIINFKTETYKKKNGVTTYKEKEYGHTNAAGLVRKLIPNNVKSNLLFFKSNFISDENISIFNRNPIDIFEESDSHFKEIEKNNIVNLVEPDFISVFDKKVEYKTWLQLLIEILEYRKKFNQKMSELIHKGLLANTNKLSSEFKKWQKDNPNSLEKFALKFNPLIEKLNLEIDIINTEYSIPIANKRNDEIIPIQNTSTGTKGLLLTFLPLFKLDTKDAIILMDEPERSLYPDMQMDLIEHYQNLAPDAQFIVATHSPFIAASFEPEERFILYFDEEGKVAVRRGSSPIGDDPNDMLKNDFGVNYYNKHGEDAYKKYLSLKQAVSSEKDPKKKKELLLETVKLGDAYNF; this is translated from the coding sequence ATGAAAATTTCTAAACTACATATAGAACAGTATAAACATCTAGAAAACCTAGAATTTGATTTTACGTATCAAACAGGAAAAAGAAAAGGACAACCTTTAGATAAAATTTGTTTTATTGGGCAGAGTGCTACTGGGAAGACTAATTTGTTGGAGTTATTGTTTTCAGAAACAAAACGAGCTTTAAATCAAGAAGTAATTAATGAATCTCTTAGATCACTAAACTATCTTGAAACAAAATTTGATGGCGAGTTAATTATAAATTTCAAAACAGAAACTTATAAAAAAAAGAATGGAGTAACTACTTACAAAGAGAAAGAATATGGGCATACTAATGCAGCAGGACTTGTAAGGAAATTAATTCCAAATAACGTAAAATCAAACTTACTATTTTTTAAATCAAACTTTATTTCAGATGAAAATATTTCAATCTTTAACAGAAACCCAATAGACATCTTTGAAGAAAGTGATTCTCATTTTAAAGAAATTGAAAAGAATAATATAGTAAATCTTGTTGAACCAGATTTTATTTCTGTATTTGATAAAAAAGTAGAATATAAAACTTGGCTGCAATTACTAATTGAAATTTTAGAATATCGTAAAAAGTTCAATCAAAAAATGTCTGAACTTATTCATAAGGGTTTACTGGCAAATACCAATAAATTAAGTTCTGAATTTAAAAAATGGCAAAAAGATAATCCAAATAGTTTAGAGAAATTTGCCTTAAAATTTAATCCCTTAATTGAAAAACTAAACTTAGAGATTGATATAATTAATACAGAATATTCAATTCCTATCGCTAATAAAAGAAACGACGAGATTATACCGATTCAAAATACAAGTACAGGAACAAAAGGTTTATTATTAACATTTTTACCATTATTTAAATTAGATACTAAAGATGCTATTATATTAATGGATGAACCTGAGCGTTCTTTATACCCAGATATGCAAATGGATTTAATAGAGCACTATCAGAATCTTGCTCCAGATGCGCAGTTTATAGTTGCAACGCATTCTCCATTTATTGCTGCTTCTTTTGAACCAGAAGAACGTTTTATTTTATATTTTGATGAAGAAGGTAAAGTTGCCGTTAGAAGAGGAAGTTCTCCTATTGGAGACGACCCAAACGATATGCTAAAAAATGATTTTGGTGTTAATTATTATAATAAACACGGGGAAGATGCATATAAAAAATACCTTAGTTTAAAACAAGCAGTATCAAGTGAAAAAGATCCAAAAAAGAAAAAAGAATTACTGCTTGAAACTGTTAAATTAGGAGATGCTTATAATTTTTAA